The Helianthus annuus cultivar XRQ/B chromosome 16, HanXRQr2.0-SUNRISE, whole genome shotgun sequence genome includes a window with the following:
- the LOC110915203 gene encoding probable RNA-dependent RNA polymerase 5, whose product MNGEQEVPLPFTVDRMINEICLQKLLPPPDAAARRFLSKITEESAIDVLRRVSSTSKPIYNISSYIVWMVNKYGTLPSASNGEAESVRLSPHYPSSPSSTACSSPQKSALHDSPTLKEFFESPCCCKSASPVKCQYYSATNNGHETRVQRQNSGLSCSSLKDAMPAYAPSVSHSVSSTSSLKGTNGNHLDRNFYGSPRTSYCGSPDQTKLSAPFDPPASNYKISDQSLILAELEFRKLFMVYSYIGRNKLEDVVSVDDANEINSMKSLQMFDFEDRMWSKFGSRYCQPSDRASNLDWDSGKTHSYTCYVSSDGGYQFKPYLITKRTHLQRVIGDENVLTVKFAEAADMTTCRNYETFAESGIHVGLRHYRFFVFKDDGKERKTYEKEDRKRGSSVTCYFVKRESIAPWDDRDNLIMNYKTTHDVRCLFMHIHTVPNIAKYNARLSLILSTTMKLQVDLASVSVEQIDDIPCIDENGCTVCDEDGEPSIHTDGTGFISEDLAVLVPNDFLDAKFTKAKDYEFDFIQTETGSAGLGGRQVLVREPPLLIQCRLFHEGSAVKGTLLVNKKLKPRTIQVRPSMIKVKKDPRLSDKKSFNSLEIVSVSHKPKEAKLSKYLIALLSIGGVPKEYFLELLANTLNDIQRVCFDRRAAFRIANIYQNIDDSGICMEMFGARIPLTEPFFQYRLSQLAKQERKRLGEGKIPLTESFYLMGTTDPTGTLNSDEVCVILENGQISGKVLVYRSPGLHFGDIHVLNARYVKELEDYIGNGKFAIFFSTKGRRSVANEIATGDFDGDLYFVSRNPQLLYYFKPCEPWTRIYSTPNAPSKKPSDLSFEELEKELIRLVFSPKTHSSVVGITAESWMAFMDQYLTLQDDDGDDDEKRDIKKKMLHLIDLHYDAIDAAKSGKKVVVPNNLKATRYPHYMGRKPEYHSTSILGKIFDQFQNRKNEKLPVQEIWKLPEFNVSIPHSCLNTWNERYRTYKQEMSNALKDIDQSKNDAASSVITKYKQMLYGASDFKDSTRNIEDVYNEALAIYHVTYDYAKSIKDVAKCGFAWKVAGSALCAYHRKSHCMKTGEREITILSSAFDGIF is encoded by the exons ATGAACGGTGAACAAGAAGTTCCGCTGCCGTTTACGGTGGACCGGATGATCAACGAGATATGCCTCCAGAAGCTTCTTCCACCGCCTGACGCCGCTGCTCGGAGATTTCTTTCGAAGATCACCGAAGAGTCTGCCATTGACGTGTTGAGAAGAGTTAGTTCAACGTCCAAACCGATTTATAACATCAGTAGTTACATTGTTTGGATGGTCAATAAGTACGGAACGCTGCCTTCTGCTTCCAACGGTGAAGCAGAGAGTGTTCGTTTATCGCCGCATTATCCGTCTTCGCCTTCATCTACAGCTTGTTCCAGTCCTCAGA AAAGTGCATTACATGATTCTCCAACTTTGAAGGAGTTTTTTGAATCACCTTGCTGTTGTAAGAGTGCTAGTCCTGTGAAATGTCAGTATTATAGTGCTACAAACAACGGCCATGAAACTCGTGTTCAACGACAGAATTCAGGCTTGTCTTGTTCTAGTTTGAAAGATGCAATGCCTGCTTACGCACCAAGTGTTAGCCACAGTGTTTCATCTACCTCTAGTTTAAAGGGCACAAATGGTAATCACCTGGACCGAAACTTCTATGGCTCTCCAAGGACTAGCTACTGTGGTTCACCCGATCAAACGAAACTATCTGCACCATTTGATCCTCCAGCATCAAACTATAAAATAAGCGATCAGTCACTGATTCTTGCTGAGCTGGAGTTCAGGAAATTATTCATGGTATATAGTTACATCGGAAG AAACAAGCTGGAGGATGTTGTCTCTGTTGATGATGCAAACGAAATAAACTCGATGAAGTCGTTGCAAATGTTTGATTTTGAGGATCGGATGTGGAGCAAATTTGGTAGCCGTTACTGCCAACCGTCTGATAGAGCCTCG AATCTTGACTGGGATTCCGGGAAGACACACTCGTATACATGTTACGTGAGTTCTGATGGAGGTTACCAATTTAAG CCGTATCTTATAACAAAAAGAACTCATCTACAAAGGGTGATAGGAGATGAAAACGTATTGACCGTCAAGTTTGCAGAGGCTGCAGACATGACGACTTGCAGAAATTACGAAACATTTGCAGAATCAGGGATTCATGTTGGGTTAAGACATTATCGCTTTTTTG TATTCAAAGATGATGGCAAAGAAAGGAAAACTTACGAAAAAGAAGACAGGAAACGAGGGTCATCTGTGACATGTTATTTTGTTAAAAGGGAATCGATTGCACCGTGGGATGATAGAGACAATTTGATAATGAATTACAAAACTACCCATGACGTACGGTGTCTCTTCATGCATATACATACGGTCCCTAACATCGCCAAGTACAATGCGAG GCTTTCTCTTATTCTATCAACAACGATGAAGCTCCAAGTTGATCTTGCTTCAGTGTCGGTAGAACAAATTGATGACATCCCTTGCATT GATGAAAACGGCTGTACTGTGTGTGATGAAGATGGAGAACCATCGATACATACAGACGGAACCGGATTTATATCTGAAGATCTAGCTGTCTTGGTCCCAAACGACTTTCTTGATGCAAAGTTTACGAAAGCTAAAGATTACGAG TTTGACTTTATCCAAACTGAAACTGGATCAGCTGGCTTAGGAGGAAGACAGGTGTTGGTTAGAGAACCG CCTTTGCTGATCCAGTGTCGTTTGTTTCACGAGGGTTCTGCCGTTAAAGGAACTCTTCTTGTTAACAAGAAG CTTAAACCAAGAACAATACAAGTCAGACCATCAATGATTAAGGTTAAGAAAGATCCAAGATTGTCAGATAAAAAATCATTTAATTCTCTCGAAATAGTCTCTGTAAG TCATAAACCGAAAGAAGCTAAACTATCAAAGTATTTGATAGCACTTTTAAGCATTGGAGGCGTCCCTAAAGAATATTTTTTGGAATTACTAGCAAACACCTTAAACGATATTCAAAGAGTATGCTTTGATCGACGTGCAGCATTTCGAA TCGCAAACATTTATCAAAATATAGATGATTCTGGAATTTGCATGGAAATGTTCGGGGCCCGCATTCCTCTTACCGAACCATTCTTTCAGTACCGCTTATCTCAGCTCGCCAAACAAGAAAGAAAAAGGCTTGGTGAAGGAAAAATCCCACTTACCGAGAGCTTTTATTTAATGGGAACAACTGATCCTACTGGAACCTTGAATAGTGATGAAGTTTGCGTTATCCT TGAGAATGGTCAGATATCAGGCAAGGTTCTAGTGTACAGGAGTCCGGGCCTTCATTTTGGAGATATACACGTTTTAAACGCTCGGTATGTGAAAGAATTAGAAGATTATATTGGAAACGGTAAATTTGCTATATTCTTTTCCACAAAAGGAAGAAGATCAGTCGCAAATGAAATTGCAACTGGCGATTTTGACGGGGATCTGTATTTCGTCTCAAGAAATCCTCAG CTGTTATATTACTTCAAACCGTGTGAGCCATGGACACGTATTTACTCAACGCCAAATGCACCTAGTAAGAAACCGAGTGACTTATCTTTTGAAGAGTTGGAGAAGGAGTTGATTAGACTAGTTTTTTCACCGAAAACACACAG TAGTGTAGTTGGAATTACAGCTGAAAGTTGGATGGCATTTATGGATCAGTATCTGACATTGCAAGATGATGACGGTGATGATGATGAGAAGCGtgatatcaagaaaaagatgTTGCATTTGATCGACTTACACTATGATGCTATTGATGCGGCTAAAAGTGGCAAAAAG GTTGTAGTTCCTAATAATTTAAAAGCCACACGTTATCCTCATTATATGGGTCGAAAACCAGAATATCATTCCACTTCTATTCTTGGAAAGATTTTTGATCAATTTCAGAATCGTAAAAACGAGAAGTTACCAGTACAAG AAATCTGGAAATTGCCAGAATTCAACGTCAGTATTCCTCATTCTTGCTTAAACACGTGGAATGAAAGATACCGAACCTATAAACAGGAGATGTCGAATGCACTGAAAGACATCGACCAATCGAAAAACGATGCTGCAAGCAGTGTGATCACAAAGTATAAGCag ATGTTATACGGTGCCTCGGATTTTAAAGATAGCACGCGTAACATTGAGGATGTGTACAATGAAGCGCTCGCGATTTACCATGTTACTTATGATTATGCGAAAAGCATAAAAGATGTTGCAAAATGTGGGTTTGCCTGGAAAGTTGCTGGTTCAGCTCTTTGCGCGTATCACAGGAAGAGTCACTGTATGAAGACGGGAGAAAGAGAAATTACAATTCTCTCCTCAGCATTTGATGGTATATTTTAA